The following are encoded together in the Bradyrhizobium algeriense genome:
- the clpB gene encoding ATP-dependent chaperone ClpB, with amino-acid sequence MNIEKYTERARGFVQSAQSLAVRDGHQQFSSLHMLKVLLDDSEGLASGLIDRAGGNSRAILKATEDALKKLPKVSGSGAGQIYLAPDMARAFGAAEKAAEKAGDGFVTVERLLLGLTLEKGSEAGAILGKGGVTPQNLNSAIEALRKGRTADSATAENAYDALKKYARDLTQAARDGKLDPVIGRDEEIRRTIQVLSRRTKNNPVLIGEPGVGKTAIVEGLALRILNGDVPESLKDKKLLSLDMGALIAGAKYRGEFEERLKAVLQEVTTAEGSIVLFIDEMHTLVGAGKADGAMDASNLLKPALARGELHCIGATTLDEYRKHVEKDAALARRFQPVFVSEPTVEDTISILRGLKDKYEQHHGVRIADSALVAATTLSNRYITDRFLPDKAIDLMDEASARLKMQVDSKPEELDLMDREIIRLKIEQEALKKETDIGSKSRLQALEKELADLEDKSAALTARWSAEKNKLSDAQKLKSELDALRIELANAQRRGEFQRAGELAYGKIPELEKKLADIEEEDAGEMMEEAVTANHIAQVVSRWTGVPVDKMLEGEKDKLLKMEGSLGKRVVGQAEAVRAVATAVRRSRAGLQDPNRPMGSFMFLGPTGVGKTELTKALAEYLFNDETAMVRLDMSEYMEKHSVSRLIGAPPGYVGYDEGGALTEAVRRRPYQVVLFDEIEKAHPDVFNVLLQVLDDGRLTDGQGRTVDFRNTLIIMTSNLGSEFLVNQPEGEDTMAVREQVMGMVRAHFRPEFLNRVDEIILFHRLQKSEMGRIVEIQFARLQKLLEDRKITLTLDAAARDWLAAKGWDPAYGARPLKRVIQRNLQDPLAEMILAGEIADGDRVVISSEGNVLTFNGHAPQTAEIAQFEAPVSKRKLN; translated from the coding sequence ATGAATATTGAAAAATACACCGAGCGGGCGCGCGGCTTCGTCCAGTCTGCGCAATCGCTGGCGGTGCGCGACGGACATCAGCAGTTCTCGTCGCTGCATATGCTCAAAGTACTGCTTGATGATAGTGAGGGGCTGGCTAGCGGTCTGATCGACCGCGCCGGCGGTAACTCCCGCGCGATCCTCAAGGCGACCGAGGATGCGCTGAAGAAGCTGCCGAAAGTCTCGGGAAGCGGCGCCGGACAGATCTATCTTGCGCCCGATATGGCGCGCGCCTTCGGTGCGGCGGAAAAGGCCGCCGAGAAGGCCGGCGACGGCTTTGTCACGGTCGAACGGCTGCTGCTGGGCCTGACGCTCGAGAAGGGCAGCGAGGCCGGTGCGATTCTCGGCAAGGGCGGCGTCACACCCCAAAACCTCAATTCGGCGATCGAAGCGCTGCGCAAGGGCCGGACCGCCGATAGCGCGACGGCCGAAAATGCCTATGACGCGCTGAAGAAATATGCCCGCGACCTGACGCAGGCCGCGCGCGACGGCAAGCTCGATCCCGTGATCGGCCGCGACGAGGAAATCCGCCGCACCATCCAGGTGCTCTCCCGCCGTACCAAGAACAATCCCGTGCTGATCGGCGAGCCCGGCGTCGGCAAGACCGCCATCGTCGAGGGCCTGGCGCTGCGCATCCTCAACGGCGACGTGCCGGAAAGCCTGAAGGACAAGAAGCTGCTCTCGCTCGACATGGGAGCGCTGATTGCGGGCGCCAAATACCGCGGCGAGTTCGAGGAGCGGCTGAAGGCCGTGCTGCAGGAAGTCACCACGGCCGAAGGCTCGATCGTCCTGTTCATCGACGAGATGCATACGCTGGTCGGCGCCGGCAAGGCCGATGGCGCGATGGATGCGTCCAACCTGTTGAAGCCCGCATTGGCGCGCGGCGAACTGCATTGCATCGGCGCCACCACGCTCGACGAATACCGCAAGCATGTCGAAAAGGACGCGGCGCTGGCGCGCCGGTTCCAGCCGGTGTTCGTTTCCGAGCCGACGGTCGAGGATACCATCTCGATCCTGCGCGGGCTGAAGGACAAGTATGAGCAGCACCACGGCGTTCGCATCGCCGATTCCGCGCTGGTTGCCGCGACCACGCTGTCAAACCGCTACATCACCGACCGTTTCCTGCCCGACAAAGCGATCGACCTGATGGATGAGGCTTCGGCGCGGCTGAAGATGCAGGTCGATTCCAAGCCGGAAGAACTCGATCTGATGGACCGGGAAATCATCCGGCTGAAGATCGAGCAGGAGGCGCTGAAGAAGGAAACCGATATCGGCTCCAAGAGCCGCCTGCAGGCGCTGGAAAAGGAACTGGCCGATCTCGAGGACAAATCGGCGGCGCTGACGGCGCGCTGGAGCGCGGAGAAGAACAAGCTCTCCGACGCGCAGAAGCTGAAGAGCGAGCTCGACGCCTTGCGCATCGAACTGGCGAACGCGCAACGCCGCGGTGAATTCCAGCGCGCGGGCGAGCTCGCCTATGGCAAGATTCCGGAACTGGAAAAGAAGCTAGCAGACATCGAAGAAGAAGATGCCGGCGAGATGATGGAAGAGGCGGTGACCGCCAACCACATCGCGCAGGTGGTGTCGCGCTGGACCGGTGTTCCCGTCGACAAGATGCTGGAAGGCGAAAAGGACAAGCTCCTGAAGATGGAGGGTTCACTCGGCAAGCGCGTGGTCGGCCAGGCCGAAGCCGTGCGTGCGGTGGCGACCGCCGTGCGCCGTTCGCGCGCTGGCCTGCAGGATCCGAACCGCCCGATGGGCTCGTTCATGTTCTTAGGGCCCACCGGCGTCGGCAAGACCGAGCTGACAAAGGCGCTGGCGGAGTACCTGTTCAACGACGAGACCGCGATGGTCCGCCTCGACATGTCGGAATACATGGAGAAGCACTCGGTCTCGCGCCTGATCGGCGCGCCTCCCGGCTATGTCGGCTATGACGAGGGCGGGGCGCTCACCGAAGCGGTGCGGCGCAGGCCCTATCAGGTCGTCTTGTTCGACGAGATCGAAAAGGCGCACCCCGACGTCTTCAACGTGCTGCTGCAGGTGCTCGACGACGGTCGCCTGACCGATGGCCAGGGCCGCACCGTCGACTTCCGCAACACGCTGATCATCATGACCTCGAACCTCGGTTCGGAGTTTTTGGTCAACCAGCCGGAGGGCGAGGATACGATGGCTGTGCGCGAGCAGGTGATGGGCATGGTGCGGGCGCATTTCCGGCCCGAATTCCTCAACCGTGTCGACGAGATCATCCTGTTCCACCGCCTGCAGAAGAGCGAGATGGGCCGGATCGTCGAGATCCAGTTCGCCCGCCTGCAGAAGCTACTGGAGGATCGCAAGATCACGCTGACGCTCGATGCCGCGGCGCGCGACTGGCTGGCCGCCAAGGGCTGGGACCCCGCCTATGGCGCAAGGCCGCTAAAGCGGGTGATCCAGCGCAACCTGCAGGATCCGCTGGCTGAGATGATCCTCGCCGGCGAGATCGCCGACGGCGACCGCGTCGTGATCTCGAGCGAAGGCAACGTGCTGACCTTCAACGGCCACGCGCCGCAGACCGCCGAGATCGCGCAGTTCGAAGCGCCGGTGTCGAAGCGTAAGCTGAACTGA
- a CDS encoding MOSC domain-containing protein: MPATAPPARITGIYRYPVKGLTPEQLTRAELSPGQTLLADRRYAIENGPSGFDPAEPKWLPKPHFLMLMRDEWLAGLRTQFDDASNVLSINHNGRIVAQGNLATPEGRRTIENFFATAYAGQIKGPPKVLESPGHSFSDLARKVVSIINLASVRAIENMVGAPVHPLRFRANLYVEGWPAWHEFDLLDQTLAIGDVRLKVVKRIVRCAAVNVDPDTAQRDLAIPQALQRRLSHADCGIYAEVITGGTISDGEVIAAEQPELL; the protein is encoded by the coding sequence ATGCCTGCCACAGCCCCGCCTGCCCGGATCACCGGAATCTATCGCTACCCCGTCAAGGGCCTGACCCCCGAACAGCTTACCCGCGCCGAGCTCAGCCCCGGTCAGACGCTTCTGGCCGACCGCCGCTACGCGATCGAAAATGGTCCCTCCGGCTTCGATCCGGCCGAGCCGAAATGGTTGCCGAAACCGCACTTCCTGATGCTGATGCGGGACGAATGGCTGGCCGGCCTGCGCACCCAGTTCGACGATGCGAGCAACGTCCTCTCGATTAACCACAACGGCCGGATCGTGGCCCAAGGCAATCTGGCAACGCCGGAGGGCCGGCGGACAATCGAGAACTTCTTCGCCACCGCCTATGCCGGCCAGATCAAGGGTCCGCCAAAGGTGCTCGAAAGCCCGGGACACAGCTTTTCGGATCTCGCCCGCAAGGTCGTCTCCATCATCAATCTCGCCAGCGTCCGCGCCATCGAGAACATGGTGGGTGCGCCGGTCCATCCGCTTCGCTTCCGCGCCAATCTCTATGTCGAGGGCTGGCCGGCCTGGCACGAATTCGACCTCCTCGACCAAACGCTGGCGATCGGCGACGTGAGACTCAAGGTGGTGAAGCGCATCGTCCGCTGCGCCGCCGTCAATGTCGATCCGGATACGGCCCAGCGCGACCTCGCCATCCCCCAGGCGCTGCAGCGCAGGCTCTCTCACGCCGATTGCGGGATCTATGCCGAGGTGATCACGGGCGGCACGATCAGCGACGGCGAGGTGATCGCGGCGGAACAGCCGGAATTGTTGTAG
- a CDS encoding adenylate/guanylate cyclase domain-containing protein: MHCTNCAAEVPEQRKFCGQCGAAVVRRCPTCGAANPALNKFCGDCGTKLRVDSPSAAPTARDSRPIERRQLTVLFCDLVGSTALSARLDPEDFGAIIADYRRCITETVASFDGFVARHHGDGAVAYFGYPHAHEDDAERAVHASLALVQAVAALPAKEKLSARVGVATGVALVGDMSESAISEEHGILGDTPNLAARLQSLAQPGAVIISGRTKTIAGPQFEYLDLGKVEFKGFVKPVAAWQVAGKTAVTSRSHALQSSDLLPLIGRDEEIELLLRRWERAKSGEGQVVLLSGEAGIGKSRLTIALLEQLAREPHIRLRFFCSPQHTDSPLYPVIGEMLRAAGFAHDDSQQAKMDKLDALLAQSSTPSEDAALFAEMLSLPNDGRYPPVEVEPQLRRQKTLKALGSQIEVLVRINPVLMIFEDAHWADPTSLELFARAVDWAVSHRLLLLVTFRPEFSPPGIGRPHVTELTLHRLAPRDIDLLIERVVGNRSLPAGIRQDIIERTDGIPLFAEEMTKAVLDAEGESDAQRAFAGGPTPVVAVPASLQASLMSRLDRLGPAKNVAQVGAAIGRAFPHMLLAALVRKPKEELDADLDRLIAAGLLFRHGTPPYASYLFKHALVQDAAYSTLLREQRRVLHARIAEILESQFAEIAESQPELLARHYAKADLIEKSARLWGKAGQRSQERSALVEAAEQLGHALEQIATLPSTPDLRREQIVLHVALLNTLMHVKGYGAPETKAAVAQVRALIEQAERLGEPPDDPSLLLSALFGQWIVNFINFNGDVARELAARFLALGEKEGTAAPRMIGHRTMASTLALMGDLVDAKAHYNEALALYRPAEHQRLMTRFGQDLRVTCLAFRSMASWLLGYPEAALKDAECALTEARQIEHAATLMFTLNFPILINTYCGNYHAADERLKELVVLAEEKGAPFRKAEGVLRRGYILTLTEAAKAAEIVTAGIDLWRSAGSTIFTPEHEFMLAIAHANSGQFDDAWRCIDKAMTAMHATKERWCEAEAHRVAGEIALKSPQRDVAKAQAHFEHSLTVARAQQAKSWELRAAMSLARLLSDQGKRQTARDLLAPVYDWFTEGFDTSDLRTARALLGELH; this comes from the coding sequence ATGCACTGCACGAATTGCGCAGCCGAAGTCCCGGAGCAAAGAAAATTTTGCGGACAGTGCGGAGCGGCGGTGGTGCGGCGCTGTCCGACCTGCGGCGCGGCAAACCCTGCCCTGAACAAGTTTTGCGGCGACTGCGGGACCAAATTGCGCGTGGATTCTCCCTCAGCGGCACCAACGGCGCGGGACTCGCGCCCGATCGAGCGCCGGCAGCTTACGGTACTGTTTTGTGACCTGGTCGGATCGACTGCGCTCTCCGCGCGGCTCGATCCCGAAGACTTCGGCGCAATCATCGCCGACTACCGGCGCTGTATTACTGAAACCGTTGCCAGCTTCGACGGCTTTGTCGCGCGACATCATGGCGACGGTGCGGTGGCATATTTTGGCTATCCTCACGCACACGAGGACGACGCGGAGCGCGCAGTTCACGCCAGCCTCGCCTTGGTGCAGGCGGTCGCCGCCCTGCCCGCGAAAGAAAAGTTGAGCGCGCGCGTCGGTGTCGCAACAGGCGTCGCGCTGGTCGGCGATATGTCGGAAAGCGCGATTTCCGAGGAGCATGGCATCCTCGGCGATACCCCGAATCTTGCCGCCCGGCTGCAATCGCTCGCGCAACCCGGCGCCGTCATTATCTCGGGTCGCACAAAGACGATCGCTGGACCGCAATTCGAGTATCTCGATCTCGGTAAAGTCGAGTTCAAGGGATTCGTAAAGCCAGTCGCGGCCTGGCAAGTCGCAGGCAAGACAGCAGTGACCAGCCGATCGCATGCTCTCCAAAGTAGCGATTTGCTGCCGCTGATCGGTCGTGATGAAGAAATCGAGCTACTTCTGCGCCGATGGGAGCGGGCCAAGAGTGGCGAAGGTCAGGTGGTGCTGCTTTCCGGTGAAGCGGGGATCGGCAAATCACGGCTCACCATCGCGCTGCTGGAACAGCTTGCTCGCGAGCCGCACATACGCCTGCGGTTCTTCTGCTCGCCGCAGCATACCGACAGCCCGCTCTATCCGGTGATCGGCGAGATGTTGCGCGCCGCCGGCTTTGCTCACGATGACAGCCAGCAAGCGAAAATGGACAAGCTTGACGCGCTGCTGGCGCAAAGCTCGACGCCTTCAGAGGACGCGGCGCTGTTTGCCGAAATGCTGTCGCTGCCCAACGACGGACGCTACCCTCCGGTTGAAGTCGAGCCGCAGCTCCGTCGTCAGAAAACGCTGAAAGCGCTTGGTTCGCAAATCGAGGTGCTGGTGCGGATCAATCCCGTGCTGATGATTTTCGAAGATGCGCATTGGGCCGATCCAACCAGCCTCGAATTGTTCGCCCGGGCGGTGGACTGGGCCGTGAGTCACCGGCTCCTGTTACTTGTCACTTTCAGGCCGGAATTCAGTCCGCCCGGGATCGGACGGCCGCACGTGACTGAGCTGACCCTCCATCGGCTGGCGCCGCGCGACATCGATCTCCTGATCGAGCGCGTCGTCGGCAACCGATCGTTGCCGGCGGGCATCCGCCAGGACATCATCGAGCGCACCGACGGCATTCCGCTGTTCGCCGAGGAGATGACCAAGGCGGTGCTGGACGCGGAGGGTGAGAGTGATGCGCAGCGGGCCTTCGCAGGGGGCCCAACGCCTGTTGTGGCGGTTCCGGCAAGCCTGCAGGCTTCGCTGATGTCGCGGCTCGATCGGCTCGGCCCGGCGAAGAACGTGGCGCAGGTCGGCGCAGCGATCGGCCGGGCATTTCCCCACATGTTGCTGGCCGCGCTCGTGCGAAAACCAAAGGAAGAACTGGACGCCGACCTCGACCGGCTCATTGCGGCGGGTTTGTTGTTTCGGCACGGCACCCCGCCGTATGCGAGCTACCTGTTCAAGCATGCGCTGGTGCAGGACGCAGCCTACAGTACGCTGCTGCGGGAGCAAAGGCGCGTGCTGCATGCGCGCATCGCCGAAATCCTCGAAAGTCAGTTCGCAGAAATCGCCGAGAGCCAGCCCGAGCTGCTGGCGCGTCACTACGCTAAGGCCGACCTGATCGAGAAGTCAGCGCGCCTGTGGGGCAAGGCGGGACAGCGCTCACAGGAGCGTTCGGCGCTGGTCGAAGCCGCTGAACAACTCGGCCACGCCCTGGAACAAATCGCAACCTTGCCCTCTACGCCCGACCTGCGGCGCGAGCAGATCGTTTTACACGTCGCGCTCTTGAACACGCTCATGCATGTCAAAGGATATGGCGCGCCCGAAACGAAGGCTGCCGTCGCTCAAGTGAGAGCGCTGATCGAGCAAGCGGAGCGGCTCGGAGAACCTCCCGATGACCCTTCGTTGCTGCTCTCGGCTCTGTTTGGCCAGTGGATCGTCAACTTCATAAACTTCAATGGTGACGTTGCGCGAGAGCTTGCAGCGCGATTTCTGGCCCTTGGCGAGAAGGAGGGAACGGCGGCACCGCGCATGATTGGACACCGTACCATGGCGAGTACGCTTGCGCTTATGGGAGACCTCGTTGATGCCAAGGCGCACTACAATGAAGCCCTCGCCCTTTACCGCCCCGCCGAGCACCAGCGATTGATGACGCGATTTGGCCAGGACCTCCGGGTAACGTGCCTGGCCTTTCGTTCGATGGCTTCGTGGCTGCTCGGTTACCCCGAGGCTGCGCTCAAGGATGCAGAATGCGCGCTGACGGAAGCGCGCCAGATCGAGCACGCCGCGACTTTGATGTTTACGCTGAATTTCCCTATTCTTATCAATACTTACTGCGGGAATTACCACGCGGCAGACGAGCGTCTCAAAGAGCTTGTCGTGTTGGCCGAGGAGAAAGGTGCCCCGTTCCGAAAAGCGGAAGGCGTGTTACGGCGGGGTTATATCCTGACACTCACGGAGGCCGCGAAAGCAGCCGAGATCGTCACGGCGGGCATTGATTTATGGCGGTCGGCCGGATCGACAATATTTACGCCGGAGCACGAGTTCATGTTGGCAATCGCCCATGCCAATTCGGGCCAATTCGATGATGCCTGGCGCTGTATCGACAAAGCAATGACGGCGATGCACGCAACCAAGGAAAGATGGTGCGAGGCTGAGGCGCATCGCGTTGCCGGTGAAATCGCGCTCAAGTCGCCGCAGCGAGACGTGGCGAAAGCGCAAGCGCATTTCGAGCATTCCCTGACCGTTGCGCGGGCACAGCAGGCAAAGTCGTGGGAATTGCGCGCGGCCATGAGCCTGGCGCGGCTCTTGAGCGATCAGGGAAAACGGCAAACGGCACGTGACCTTCTCGCCCCCGTCTACGATTGGTTCACCGAAGGTTTTGACACAAGCGACCTTCGAACGGCCAGGGCGCTGCTCGGCGAGCTTCATTGA
- a CDS encoding phosphatase PAP2-related protein, with the protein MEDTLRLYRTLLGNRAYLRSLAEGAAFLAASTIAIFAAVTYATVHASNYVTDFVLSRVGPFNVRFLFIYGTFAAFVITASLLAWRPNRVPFALKAVALFLLVRAVFVALTHMAPSPIDPQKPAPFFNSIFYGSDLFFSGHTGLPFLAALAFWYIPQWRMFYLALTAFFGSVVLLGHYHYSIDVLAALFITHGVFQISCWLFARDYTLFRSSESQTAPRPKRASRKALAPAGSGHERAPKPFVLHVVGDEAVPSGQSKADLNHPNG; encoded by the coding sequence ATGGAAGATACCCTACGGCTCTACCGGACGCTGCTGGGCAATCGCGCGTATCTGCGCTCGCTCGCCGAGGGCGCAGCTTTCCTCGCCGCCAGCACCATCGCGATATTCGCCGCGGTCACCTATGCCACGGTTCACGCCAGCAATTACGTCACCGATTTTGTGCTGAGCCGCGTTGGCCCCTTCAACGTGCGCTTTCTCTTCATTTACGGGACGTTCGCAGCGTTCGTGATTACGGCGAGCCTGCTGGCCTGGCGACCGAACCGGGTGCCGTTCGCGCTCAAGGCCGTGGCGCTGTTCCTGCTGGTCCGCGCCGTGTTCGTGGCGCTCACCCACATGGCGCCATCGCCTATCGATCCGCAGAAGCCGGCGCCGTTCTTCAACTCGATCTTCTACGGCAGCGATCTATTCTTCTCCGGCCACACAGGCCTGCCGTTTCTCGCCGCGCTTGCCTTCTGGTACATCCCGCAATGGCGAATGTTCTATCTCGCGCTGACTGCCTTCTTCGGCTCGGTCGTGCTGCTCGGTCACTATCACTATTCGATCGACGTGCTTGCCGCCCTGTTCATCACCCACGGCGTCTTTCAGATTTCGTGCTGGCTGTTTGCCCGCGACTACACGCTATTTCGTTCTTCCGAAAGCCAGACTGCCCCACGGCCGAAGCGTGCAAGCCGAAAGGCGTTGGCTCCGGCCGGTAGCGGACATGAGCGCGCTCCCAAACCGTTCGTGCTGCACGTCGTCGGAGACGAAGCGGTGCCGAGCGGCCAATCCAAAGCCGACTTGAATCATCCGAACGGATGA
- a CDS encoding TIGR02594 family protein: MRQLFAFRRLLRFIALALCSVSIVAFVTPASARPHHGAGRHARAYHAGHHAKHHYAYRHHRHAIRTSRWDRSAQRMQAGGFADTNPSFMESSPQMVAPGGFGSPSVVTEARADRGRRGARLRQVERTSRWERGVAQMQARGLANVNASVATDASVATNASAGANSTVTPAGGAMASSFSSSNVVATARRYLGGNPTGRGRLWCARFMNMVLQHSGYRGTGSDMASSFSKYGQRVSGPQVGAIAVMTRGRRGGHVGVITGIDAKGNPIMISGNNGNRVREAPVSRGRIYAYVMPTS; the protein is encoded by the coding sequence ATGCGTCAGTTGTTTGCGTTTCGCCGGTTGCTTCGTTTCATCGCGCTGGCACTATGTTCGGTTTCCATCGTTGCATTCGTCACTCCAGCTTCGGCACGGCCTCACCACGGCGCAGGGCGACACGCTCGCGCTTATCACGCCGGCCATCATGCCAAGCATCATTACGCCTATCGCCACCATCGCCATGCTATCAGGACGTCGCGCTGGGATCGCAGCGCGCAGCGAATGCAGGCCGGCGGCTTTGCCGATACCAACCCGAGCTTCATGGAAAGCAGCCCCCAGATGGTTGCGCCCGGCGGCTTCGGCTCGCCCAGCGTCGTCACTGAGGCGCGCGCCGACCGCGGCCGTCGCGGCGCCCGGCTGCGGCAGGTCGAGCGCACATCACGCTGGGAGCGTGGGGTCGCGCAGATGCAGGCGCGCGGCCTTGCCAACGTCAACGCAAGCGTCGCAACGGATGCAAGCGTCGCGACAAATGCAAGCGCCGGAGCGAATTCAACCGTGACGCCGGCCGGCGGCGCGATGGCGTCCAGCTTCAGCTCGTCGAACGTCGTCGCCACAGCGCGCCGTTATCTCGGCGGCAACCCGACGGGACGCGGCAGGCTGTGGTGCGCGCGGTTCATGAACATGGTGCTGCAGCACTCCGGCTATCGCGGCACGGGCTCGGACATGGCGAGCTCGTTCTCGAAATACGGCCAGCGCGTTTCCGGTCCGCAGGTCGGCGCGATTGCGGTGATGACGCGCGGCCGCCGCGGCGGCCATGTCGGCGTCATCACCGGCATCGATGCCAAGGGCAATCCGATCATGATCTCCGGCAATAACGGCAACCGCGTCCGCGAAGCGCCGGTCTCGCGCGGCCGGATCTACGCCTACGTCATGCCGACGAGCTGA
- a CDS encoding alpha/beta hydrolase: protein MPYAVAKDSVRLHYEEAGSGTPIIFLHEFAADHTNWEPQMRYFSRGHRCIAYSARGYTPSDVPPDADVYTYKHFYTDALAVLDHLGIAKAHFVGLSMGSYSSLQVGLNAADRALSMTLAAVGSGSAIEHLDAFRAQCRANAEQYEAIGSVEVAKVTREAPSRIPFLLKDPRGHADFYAALARHDAKGSANTMRSFQGGRPSIYTMTDAIRRVPTPALILCGDEDDNCIGPSLFLKQHLPAAGLSFFPKSGHVLNLEEPALFNEMVERFIALVEAGRWPVRDARSMVKVAV from the coding sequence ATGCCCTATGCCGTCGCCAAAGACAGCGTTCGTCTGCACTACGAAGAGGCGGGAAGCGGGACGCCGATCATCTTCCTGCACGAGTTCGCGGCCGACCACACCAACTGGGAGCCGCAGATGCGCTACTTCTCGCGCGGCCACCGCTGCATCGCCTATTCGGCGCGCGGCTATACGCCCTCCGACGTGCCGCCTGACGCCGATGTCTACACCTACAAGCATTTCTACACCGATGCGCTCGCGGTGCTCGATCACCTCGGCATCGCCAAAGCACATTTCGTCGGCCTGTCGATGGGCTCCTATTCCTCGCTGCAGGTCGGCCTCAATGCAGCCGACCGGGCGCTGTCGATGACGCTCGCCGCCGTCGGCTCAGGCTCTGCCATCGAGCATCTCGATGCCTTCCGCGCGCAGTGCCGGGCCAATGCCGAGCAGTATGAGGCGATCGGCTCGGTGGAAGTCGCCAAGGTGACGCGCGAGGCGCCGAGCCGGATTCCATTTTTGCTGAAAGACCCGCGCGGCCATGCCGATTTCTACGCCGCGTTGGCGCGGCATGACGCCAAGGGTTCGGCCAACACCATGCGCAGCTTTCAGGGCGGACGGCCGTCGATCTACACCATGACCGATGCGATCCGGCGCGTGCCGACGCCGGCGCTGATCCTGTGCGGCGACGAGGACGACAATTGCATCGGGCCGAGCCTGTTCCTGAAGCAGCACCTGCCGGCGGCGGGGCTTTCGTTCTTTCCGAAGTCGGGCCACGTGCTCAATCTGGAAGAGCCGGCGCTGTTCAACGAGATGGTGGAGCGGTTCATCGCGCTGGTCGAGGCGGGCCGATGGCCGGTGCGGGATGCGCGGTCGATGGTGAAGGTGGCGGTGTAG
- the metW gene encoding methionine biosynthesis protein MetW: MAVQEPALPLGGVAPDRTGKYRTDHLMVAEMIPAGSKVLDVGCGDGELLQLLESRGIDGRGIELSREGVNRCVAKGLAVVQGDADTDLVNYPDDAFDYVILSQTLQATRQPKPVLENLLRIGRRAIVSFPNFGFWKMRLQLLVGGHMPRTENLPATWYDTPNIHFCTIKDFVQLCDEINVKMERAVALDLYGRPVPLNLPWWVWNMFGEQGVFLLSRGGAGK; this comes from the coding sequence ATGGCGGTTCAGGAACCGGCCCTGCCGCTCGGCGGCGTAGCGCCCGACCGCACCGGCAAGTATCGCACCGATCATCTCATGGTCGCCGAAATGATTCCGGCCGGCTCAAAAGTGCTCGACGTCGGCTGCGGCGATGGCGAATTGCTGCAACTCCTGGAGAGCCGCGGCATCGACGGCCGCGGCATCGAGCTGTCGCGCGAGGGCGTCAACCGCTGCGTCGCCAAGGGGCTCGCGGTGGTGCAGGGCGATGCGGACACCGACCTCGTCAATTATCCCGACGATGCCTTCGATTACGTGATCCTGTCGCAGACGCTGCAGGCGACGCGGCAGCCGAAGCCGGTGCTGGAGAATCTCCTGCGCATCGGCCGCCGCGCCATCGTCTCGTTCCCGAATTTCGGATTCTGGAAGATGCGGCTGCAGCTGCTCGTCGGCGGACACATGCCGCGCACCGAAAATCTCCCCGCCACCTGGTACGACACGCCGAACATCCATTTCTGCACCATCAAGGATTTCGTGCAGCTCTGCGACGAGATCAACGTCAAGATGGAGCGCGCGGTGGCGCTCGATCTCTACGGCCGCCCGGTGCCGCTGAATCTGCCCTGGTGGGTCTGGAACATGTTCGGCGAGCAGGGCGTGTTTTTGCTGAGCCGGGGTGGGGCGGGGAAGTGA